The DNA sequence AATAATTACTCACTGAAGCAAATCGATAGGATGTATACGCAAGGAGCATGCCATCGGGCCGGCGCACGCCTGCGTTGCTGGGCACATCCTCGTTGTGTCCATTTTTGCGCCAGTCATGAAAGATGCGATGGTGCTTACTCTGAATATAAGTCATATCATAAGGGGAAGATTCCAGTCTAACTCTAAGGATTCCAATATCATAAGTGCCTTGCCACGACCACAGAACGCCGCTCTTTCTGATAGAGCGATCTTGATGGAAGAGGGATGAAAAGAGATTAACGGTGAAAGTCTGAACGTGGTTTTTGATCGAAGGGGATTCTTTCACCAGCAAAAGGGCTTCAAGGAGAAAATCGACCATGTCACTTCCATCTGAGAGATCCGGTGGACACTCTTTCAACTTTTTCAGGGTGTGTCTGAGACGGAGCGGAGAGGTCGAGGCCTGCGGAGGTTCCATACCGCAAGACGCTTGAGGTAGATACTTAACTGAGTCGAGTGGCGTAAATGAGTACTGGGAGCTGTTCGAAGGCAGAGGAAACGATGCAAAGAGAGTAACGAACTACAGAGCAGTACGGAGCTCGACTGACAACGAAAGTAAATAAAACGACGGTCGATCAGGCCGACAAGGAAAAGGTAATAACAGTGCATTGCTAATAAAATAGTACTCGTATACGTTACAACCACAGATTTCCTTATTTTTCCTTAACCTTATTTTCTGTTGCCGCCAGATTTGGCACCAGGAGGTTCTGGGTTAATGGATGACATCAGAACATAACACTCGGGGTTTACCGCTAAAGAGCCGTCACGACAACTAACAAACTATCGATACTTATTGGATTGTCGCCATGCAAATGACTGTATTCAGTAGAGCTTCGTGTGAATTGGACCTCAAATTTGCAGTAGATAGCATTCCGCTACTGCTTACTACACTCCGATAATCTTTTAAACCATCAAATGACCCTCCAGAtgacagaagaagaattgCTGGAAACCCTCCCGATACCCGTCACCTCAGCTTCCTTCATCCAGACGCTCATCACGCTTCCCGACAGCGAGGCTATTGCCTTGTGCTTCAAGCTACTCATATCCGGTACAGTCGAAGATGTGATCTTAGCCAAAGATGTCATAGGGCAAGGGCTCGAGAAGGGACTCGCATACTTTGCGGATGTCCTTGCTTTACCGGAAGAAGTgacagaggaagagctTGAGAAGGTGGTGGGAGCTCGGGAGGAAACGTTGAGGGCCTATCTTGGACTAGAAGAAATGCGGCGCCGAATCGATACATGGGAGGTCATTTCCCCTAAACAAATCGCTGCTCCTGAGCCTAAAGAGGAACCACTCGACACCCTTATGATTGACAAAGAAGAGATACAGTCACTTTCTCAAGAGGACATGGAACTTAATGATCCCTGGGGAGAGAACGGAGGTCCCAAGGAAGGTGACTCGAGGGAGTCTACCCTTTTGGACGATCCTTGGTTACAGAATTCATCTGTTCTCACCTCCGGCTCTACGTCCCAAGTTGTGAATACTCCGGCCGCATCTTCTACTGGCGCAATCGAATCAGCCGACCCTCTTCCGATCGCCTTGTCTCAATTCCTCTCACAGCCGATCCTGATATCAGCTTTATATCTCGCGTCTACTTCGTCTTTACAAGCTTTGAAGCTACTTTGTCAACACCATAATGTGGAATTGTATCCCTATAGATTTGATCTTTTGGAAGCCGTCCCTGGATGGGTTTCCCCTAATGATTTGGAAGCGGCCGAACTGTTACCCTCAGTGGACAGCGAAAATAATGAGATATGGGTACGCCCAGTAGCAACATCCGCCATCGTGACACATTATGCAACTCCAAAGATTATCAGCGACTTGTATTTACCCTCATCCATGTCAACTATCCCACCTACGGTCCTTCTCCAGCCTCGTCAGCATGCCCTCTCCCCTTCAGATCTTACAAAATGGTACACCACGCACGTTTTATCGCTGGATGAAGTGGGTATTCTTGATACACAACTCGCTTGGGTTCAACACGGAGCGTCTTTGGGTGTGCCTTCGCTCGATTCCCTGGGCGAGGacctctctcttctttctcgATTAGTGTATGACGCGAATCTTACTCAAGACCAACACGCAAAATGGACCATCGGAAAATGGATGTGTGCAAAGGAATCGGACATCATAGCTGCATATCTTTCTAATTCAATCCCCAAAAGTATTGCTAGCGATGTCAGACGCCTGGTTATGCCCTATCTCTATGTCCTCGAATCCCGTGCGGAAAGAGCAGGGATGCCCTCGGCCAATCTTGTTTCAGATTCTCTCAATTCAACAATACTTTCTCTTCCGCTCCGTTTGGCATTACCGCTGTTCGAAGCATCCAAGGCTACTCTTCCCCCCTCTGAAAGAGTGATACGCGACGATCTGGATGTGGCTCGATTGGCTCTTGCATGCTTGTATGGCAGTCAAGAAAGAGGTGGTGCTGTCTGGTCAACAATGTCATCTATCTTTGAGTGTCTTCCAGTCTGGGAGCTGACTGGCGAAGACGCTGAGGATGAGGAGCTCACAAGTACAACTCTTGATTCCATCTCAAACTTCCTTCGTCCCACGTCTGCTTCCACACCGCCACCTACCAAGAGCGATattcttttctttttccaGCCTTTACCCTTCGCCTCTCTTTCACGAGCTCTTGATATCCTTGATGTCCAGCTCGAAAGTGGAGAAATACTGGCCAGATGGGGTGTTGAGAAGCGACTAGGAGAACTTCTAGGGATGACGGGGGACCAAAAGGGGCAAATGGAACTGGCAGAGAAATTAGCGAGACAAGGCGGGGCCTCAATAGGGAAAGGCGGGGAGGATCGTTGGCGCAAATTGTGGAATGATATGGAGAGGTTGTCGAGCGGCGAAGGACTTTTGAAAGGCGCCCTGGGGACATTAACCCTACAGGCCAGAGGTAGGATATATTTTGGTGGGATCCTACGTTCCGGCGGTACGTTGCTAAAGTTTGACTGGCAAGTTAAAGTTCATATGGTTTTTTAGATTTCGAAATtgcgaagaagatgctCAAAATGCTCCAAGCCGAGGGGGCAATTGATAACGCAGCGGTTGAAGAGGTTGTATTGAAGGTCTCAAAAGATTTCTATGTGTCTGCGGATAGCTGCAACATCTACACTGGAAACATGAAGCTTGCAAATGACTCGTAAGTCACTGCGGGTTTGCTATCTATTATCCTCTTACCCTGGTTTAGCTTATCTGTTGCCCCATTAACACCGGCTATTGTCGCTGAGAGGCAGTACATCGAAGCCACGTCTCGCCTATCATCATTCTCCACTTTTACTCTGACGCCCCTTGAGATCAGACACGATGTCAATCCCTTAAGCCTATTGTCAGCAGTTTTATCTGACATTTCAAGCGATGCCTTTCGACATCCTGATTTGATGCTTGAGTTGGCGGAAAAGCTGGGATGTCGAGGTGACACAGACCGCGGCCTCGTCTGGGGGATGGTGGGCCGCGCAGCAATCGCGAAGGAGGATTGGCCAATGGCAAGTAAGGCCGTAGAGAATATGGTGCAAACGGTTAAAAAGAGCCAGGACAGTCAGAGAGCCGTAAAACAGGAGCAACAAAGCATTGCCAATTCTGGCAGTACACTTCGTTCAGAGACTTGGACTCTTGCCCACACATTGTCGTCTCAGTCAGAATTCTCCGATATCTCTGCCAAGCTCAGTTTTGTCTCTTCGGCTATCGAACTTTGTCCTGCTTCCGAGATACCTTCAGTCCTTGAAACCTTCCGACAAATCGAGAGGGGACGCATTAGACTTGACGAGGCAGCCAAGAGACGAAGAATGAAGGGAATTGCCGCCCCCCAACTACCATCAGAGCCTTCCATAGGTGTGTCTAGCGTGGCGGCTGTGCAGGAGAGGGTCCTGGGATCGCGGACGGCGGCCAAGGCTGCTAAGCTAGCTTTGGATATTGGTGGCCGTCTGACTGCTCATCGTCAACTACCATCGCCCTCTCTACTTTCTTCAGCAACATTTAGTTCACCATTCGCCGGATACGAGCTGGCAAGGCCTTTATCCAGAAATTCAGCCGCCGGGAGTGAAGGTGGTTCAGATGGCAGTCACAAGATTGGGGGTTCTTTATCTTCGGGGACTGCTGGAGCGCGAGATTTGTTCGAACATCTCGGGAGGGAAGAGGCCGAGAGAGTCAGAAAAGGTGCTAGAAGAGCCTTGGTCAGGGGTGTGGGATGGTTATTGGGCGCTGATGAGAGCGAGATTGCCGGTGCGGAGCAATAATACCATATGTAAAACACCATGCATAGAAAGACATACGCTTTCTACAATCTACTCTGTTCTTTTTCTGTTGCCCAATGTTTGAGACTGCCTTTCTACCAATAACAGCTCCCCCGCATCAGGGGTAGGACCATAGCCGTTCATGGCGTGATCAGCACCTGAAAGCCATTGAACAAAATCTCTGAGCACTGTCGGTATCAGTCCGACTGCATCTCCGCAGAGTCTGGCAAAATTGGAATAGAATGGTAGCCGAATGACTCGGCTCTCATTATCATCTAAAGCAGAGATCACGTGTTTGACCACAGTTCGGGGCTGAACCGGAGGGCAAAGAAAATCGAAAATCCGATTTGTAGGGAGTTTTACACAGTTGAATAATGATGTAAGTGTATACGCTGGTAAGACAAGCGTGGTCCTGATACCAGGTGTTTGGTATCGGCTATTTAACTCAAAACGTAGTGTTTGGTGTAAGCTGAGCACTGCAGCTTTACTTGCACAATAATCAGCTGCATATGCCGGGCACTATCAGTGACGACATAGATCGGGTGAAGGAGGGACGACCCACTCATTTGAGCAGCACCAACGATGGCTAGTATGCTAGACATGGTCACGATATGCCCTCTACCTCGACGTAGCATGGCGGGCAGAAAGGCTTTGAGGACCCAAAAATGCGCGAGAGTATTGGATCCAAACGTGCTGGGAGAATTAGTTCAGCGGGTGTGAACGAAACGACAGTTAGAGTGGGACTTACTTTGTTATATCCTCTTCAGTTAGATCTAGGAGTAGCTTGCCACTGACTATACCGGCATTGtttattattattgtaGGGTCACCAACCTGTGAAAGTACTGAGTACCCTAGAATGAAGCGCATCGTAGAGAGCACCCACTGTTTCTCGTACACGAGCAGACGCTCCCATAACTGCTTTGTAGTCAGAGACGTCACATTCAAATACATGAATGTGGCCTGTGATAGCCATTAGAGCTACCCGTAGCGTTGAAGCAAGGAGAGCAACTTACTGTTGGAGAATGGTTGCTTTGGTAAGCCTTTCGTGAGTATGGCTACTGCAACATGACGATCCGCAAGTGTTTCAGCCAGTAGAGCACCAATGCCCGAACCGCCTAGCATAGCATCTTAACCCTGAGCGTTTTAGAAGGCGAACTGTATCTCACCTCCCGTGATAAGTACTACTTGATCTTTCCATTGTAGCTTGGGTGAAGCGCGAAACCACGGAGCCTGGTTGGCATATCGCCTATCGGCATAGCGTAATGGTTCTGCATTGGTAACATGAGATTTTGTCCTCAAAAAAGATTGATAGACCCACTAATTAAACAGATAGCCGCTGCCCAGAGATAAGATATAATGAGTACTAGAGGACTTGAGATTGGACGGAAATGGAGAGCTATTGAAATGGAGATGGCAAGATAGGGAGAGAAAATGGTTTTACGTAGGCAACATACAACTAGAAAAGAGAAGCTCAGTACTGATGAGAGACCATGACATGTTGTATGCTAGGCTGGACTAATAGACTCACCGAAGTCAAGGGTGAATGCCATGGCAATGACTGTCTTATAAGTCACCGCCTCTTCTCCACACAATTTCAGCAGGTATTTCGATGTACGCGTTCACGGGATTCCCATTCAAACGCGTCAATAGTTGTGCACAGAAAAGCACCGGCCGCCGATGTTTGTGCGCAGACACCACCCGATAACGCCATCAAAATAAGCTTTAAAAGCCTGCTTCCGCGTCTATGTATGAGAGGGGTATCTAGTGAAAATTGTTTATCGATCACAATTTTGTAATTGTGGCATCTTTACATTATTAGGACATCTACAGATAGGATATTACGGTGTTTCCTTCGTTTGCAGTACATATACGTAGGACAATTTAATCAAAAGCTAAAATTAAACGCCTGGTTTGTATTGGGAATTAGGAAATGTTCCTGAGCCAAAGGACGACATTAACGGCATCGGTATTCTTTGTCGTCCCTGACGCGTTTACTCTAAGCCTGTAATTTCGTTCATTCGCCGGTCCACGCAGCATTTCATCGCACATATTATAATTTCATCTGTGTACAACATCCTCACTTCCGCAGATCCTCCGGAAGGTAAAATGGCTCTCAGCCCTCTATCGAGCTCTAATGAGCTTGCGTTCTATTCCCAAAAACGTAGACGGCGGCGCACCTGCTTGACCGCAACTCGTTGTCCTTCCACCCCCAATCCTTCACGAATGACTTCCCATCTTTACAAGCGCATCGGGATGCGTTTATCATCAATCCCTTGCCTCCTAATTACCTTACTGTCTCTCCTGGTGCTTGTATCGGCTGCGCCGCCATGCGTACGTTTCGCAGACTACGATTCCATCAACCAGATGTTCATCGACGGCGGGCCGGGAACCAAAGTTCTACTTTGTCCTAATCGTCTTTACCGACTGTCTGGTCCCATCATTTTTACAGCTGCGGATCAGGAGATTGCGACCTATGGCTATCCCACTGGTTCTGAACGTGCTGTTCTCCGGGTGGAGGGCAGAAACACTGCAACAGCAGTCCAAGGAGATTGCCGGCGATGTGCGAGAGTCTCCGTAAAAAACTTAGTAGTTGACGGAAATAGGAAGAAGCTAGGGCGTATGCGAGACTTCGAGCTTGCTACAGGCCTCGTTGTACTCGGTGGAAATGAAGGTCAGACTATCCAGAATTGTTGGATCAAGAATCCTCGGGGCTTCACCGCCATCCACATCCGAGAGGGCGACAAACTTCAATGCACCGGTGCTAGAGTAGAGAAAAACGATATTGGGCCTGTAGGAGAAGAGTACGATCCGGAGAGGGATGGGGACGACCCAGAAATGTCTCCGCACGGTCGACCTCTCGCAGACGGTGTCTCCATCGCATGTCGAGATTCTTTCATTCGCGACAATACGTTCCGCGATAATACTGATGCGGCTATCGTCATTTACGGCTCGCCTGGGACTCTTGTCCACGCCAACCATATCTTCGCCCAAACTCTTTCTGCGATGGCTGGTATCCTGATGGTGGATTCAACGCCTTTTGACGGTGACTATACTGGCACTGTTGTCAGATCCAACATCATTGATGCTGTCTCGCGTACTATTCGCGTAGGCATTGGAATAGGGCCTACCGTATGGTCAGATGACACGGAAACAATCCTTACGGGAGGTAGTGTCATTGGCAATGGATTAAAGGGGAGATACATGGGATATGGAATTGCAGCAGCTGGACTGAAACAATGGACGATTAAGGACAACTGGGATGAAGCCAAGCAcgagggaaggaagagtgCGAGATGCTTCGACGACCCCGTCAACCCGGATCCAATAGGACTTCTTTATAACAAACCAACAATGGAGGACTGCATTGTCCAGTCAGGGTTTGCGGACCATAATTTTCAATATCGTACGTTGAGGTTTACTTCATTCAACCACTGTCTTGGCTCACCTACGTGAACTCGCAGTTGTCTGTATCGATGGACTTTATGACAAGGCAAACCCTCCTAAGCACGACCCCCCTCCTTCACCTGATGATCTATCCCCAACAATTGCACAGGATGAGGACAATACGGTACAGCAAGATGGCGGCGGCTCCGAGCCTATCGAGCAACCAAGGGAAGTGAGCGACATCGAGGTTGAGCTACCCGTCGAGAAGATGTTTTCAACCGGCTCggagatgatggatgaTGTTCTTGAGCATTCTTATCAAAGGATGCTTGAGGTCATTGACCACCTGAGTAGGAGAGTTGACGTTTTGGGTGCTGCGAACGGGGGTAAAGGAAGTGGAGATTCCAAGATCTCTGAAGTCTTGGATCCTGCCATGTCGTGAGTGCGCCTATTTGCATGGTCCCCACAAGTCTGACTGTCAGAATAGATCACATTTGGAGAAGTTGCAAAGAAAGATAGAGCATCTTGAATTCTCCCTTCGTTCTCAAATTGAGACTGCCATCCAACTTCGTTCCGCCATCCAAGGGTGGGACCAGGAAATGGCTTTGGTTGCAGTAAGTTTCCTCGGTCCTCATAATTCATCAGAAGATTGACTTGTCGGATGTTTTAGGACTGGGAATACGATATCCTTCTAGACGTCCGTCATAAACTGGAATTATCATCGTATCCTCATGATCAGCCGCTTGACCCCAAACTCATGCGTGGTCAGAGTCACTTAGACGGCAAAGCATTGGTAATTGATGATCACTCGCATCCTTCTCTTGAAAGTGAGAATCTACGCTCGATGAGCAATCGGGCACGGCTCAACGCGACTGAAGAGGCAGGAACACGTGCGAGTGTTTGGCAGATTGGCTTAATAGGAGGAAGCGCGATAGCATTGGTCTGGGTAGGATTAGGCTGGTGGAAAAAGCGAAAGGTTCATGGAAAGCTACTGTGAACAAATGATTTTAGAGTGCTAGTAGTGTTAGGGAATTTAGAGTGGTTATTGCTTCCATCCCTTGTACTTGTATCAACATCGAAGAAGCAGCCATGTAAGGCAAGCATACTTAGTCTTAATTtcgagaagatgaaaaaaGCAATGTGCATTTTTGGTTCATCGCTTTTAGCCCATTACGAGTACTGTACAACCGCCATTCATACAACAATTATCTATACTTAACACAAACCCAGAAAGGCCTGAATCCTTTATATGGGTATCTTTAGGTGATGCCGAGTATGAAAAATGACCAGCAGATGTTGGGATATCCTaaaatcttcttctcgcGCCACCGAAATACCTCCCTGAACCGACGCCATCACCGCTACCACCAACCTCTCTATCTAGCCAATCCGTTTCCTTGCCTTTTCCTTCCCGTCTCTCCTCTATTCTCTCGTCCATCTTTTCAGCAGCCGATttctcgtcttcctccAGTAAGCCCTGTAAATCGGGAGGAATCTCCTGCATTTGGACGCTGGGCGCCCCACCGAGATATCTGAGCTTTTCGCGGATAGATATTCTGATACGTTCAAGTGATTTGGCAGTATTGAGGTTTTGGATTTTACCTGTTAATGGCGGATGAAGCTTGTAATCGGGGGCGAAGAATTCGTAATAGTTGTTTTGCGGGAGTTCATTCGATAGTTGAACACCGGCGAGAACCCCAGTTTCGTATGTCCAACAGCGAGAAACAGACGATTGACGATAGCCGCCCCCTCCAAGAGCCAGCAAAGGAAGCCCAAAGGATTTGATAAATCTAACGCATTCTCCGTGGGCGGCGATGGAGAGGTTAAATGTTCCCAATCTATCGCATCCTAGAGAATCTGCACCGCACTGTAGTACAATAGCTGAAGGCTTGAATATAGTGATGGTTGGCTCCATCACTGCTTTAAACAGTGATATGTAGGACTCATCATCGATGCCATCTTGCAGAGGGACATTAAGACAGAAATACTTGCCCAGATCAGACCCAATTTCTGATAAATTACCGGTGTTAGGAAAGAA is a window from the Cryptococcus gattii WM276 chromosome L, complete sequence genome containing:
- a CDS encoding uncharacterized protein (Similar to TIGR gene model, INSD accession AAW45075.1) — translated: MTEEELLETLPIPVTSASFIQTLITLPDSEAIALCFKLLISGTVEDVILAKDVIGQGLEKGLAYFADVLALPEEVTEEELEKVVGAREETLRAYLGLEEMRRRIDTWEVISPKQIAAPEPKEEPLDTLMIDKEEIQSLSQEDMELNDPWGENGGPKEGDSRESTLLDDPWLQNSSVLTSGSTSQVVNTPAASSTGAIESADPLPIALSQFLSQPILISALYLASTSSLQALKLLCQHHNVELYPYRFDLLEAVPGWVSPNDLEAAELLPSVDSENNEIWVRPVATSAIVTHYATPKIISDLYLPSSMSTIPPTVLLQPRQHALSPSDLTKWYTTHVLSLDEVGILDTQLAWVQHGASLGVPSLDSLGEDLSLLSRLVYDANLTQDQHAKWTIGKWMCAKESDIIAAYLSNSIPKSIASDVRRLVMPYLYVLESRAERAGMPSANLVSDSLNSTILSLPLRLALPLFEASKATLPPSERVIRDDLDVARLALACLYGSQERGGAVWSTMSSIFECLPVWELTGEDAEDEELTSTTLDSISNFLRPTSASTPPPTKSDILFFFQPLPFASLSRALDILDVQLESGEILARWGVEKRLGELLGMTGDQKGQMELAEKLARQGGASIGKGGEDRWRKLWNDMERLSSGEGLLKGALGTLTLQARGRIYFGGILRSGDFEIAKKMLKMLQAEGAIDNAAVEEVVLKVSKDFYVSADSCNIYTGNMKLANDSLSVAPLTPAIVAERQYIEATLLSAVLSDISSDAFRHPDLMLELAEKLGCRGDTDRGLVWGMVGRAAIAKEDWPMASKAVENMVQTVKKSQDSQRAVKQEQQSIANSGSTLRSETWTLAHTLSSQSEFSDISAKLSFVSSAIELCPASEIPSVLETFRQIERGRIRLDEAAKRRRMKGIAAPQLPSEPSIGVSSVAAVQERVLGSRTAAKAAKLALDIGGRLTAHRQLPSPSLLSSATFSSPFAGYELARPLSRNSAAGSEGGSDGSHKIGGSLSSGTAGARDLFEHLGREEAERVRKGARRALVRGVGWLLGADESEIAGAEQ
- a CDS encoding uncharacterized protein (Similar to SGTC gene model, INSD accession EAL17693.1), with the translated sequence MAFTLDFVVCCLRKTIFSPYLAISISIALHFRPISSPLVLIISYLWAAAPWFRASPKLQWKDQVVLITGGGSGIGALLAETLADRHVAVAILTKGLPKQPFSNSHIHVFECDVSDYKAVMGASARVRETVGDPTIIINNAGIVSGKLLLDLTEEDITNTFGSNTLAHFWVLKAFLPAMLRRGRGHIVTMSSILAIVGAAQMTDYCASKAAVLSLHQTLRFELNSRYQTPGIRTTLVLPAYTLTSLFNCVKLPTNRIFDFLCPPVQPRTVVKHVISALDDNESRVIRLPFYSNFARLCGDAVGLIPTVLRDFVQWLSGADHAMNGYGPTPDAGELLLVERQSQTLGNRKRTE
- a CDS encoding uncharacterized protein (Similar to TIGR gene model, INSD accession AAW45077.1) is translated as MALSPLSSSNELAFYSQKRRRRRTCLTATRCPSTPNPSRMTSHLYKRIGMRLSSIPCLLITLLSLLVLVSAAPPCVRFADYDSINQMFIDGGPGTKVLLCPNRLYRLSGPIIFTAADQEIATYGYPTGSERAVLRVEGRNTATAVQGDCRRCARVSVKNLVVDGNRKKLGRMRDFELATGLVVLGGNEGQTIQNCWIKNPRGFTAIHIREGDKLQCTGARVEKNDIGPVGEEYDPERDGDDPEMSPHGRPLADGVSIACRDSFIRDNTFRDNTDAAIVIYGSPGTLVHANHIFAQTLSAMAGILMVDSTPFDGDYTGTVVRSNIIDAVSRTIRVGIGIGPTVWSDDTETILTGGSVIGNGLKGRYMGYGIAAAGLKQWTIKDNWDEAKHEGRKSARCFDDPVNPDPIGLLYNKPTMEDCIVQSGFADHNFQYLVCIDGLYDKANPPKHDPPPSPDDLSPTIAQDEDNTVQQDGGGSEPIEQPREVSDIEVELPVEKMFSTGSEMMDDVLEHSYQRMLEVIDHLSRRVDVLGAANGGKGSGDSKISEVLDPAMSSHLEKLQRKIEHLEFSLRSQIETAIQLRSAIQGWDQEMALVADWEYDILLDVRHKLELSSYPHDQPLDPKLMRGQSHLDGKALVIDDHSHPSLESENLRSMSNRARLNATEEAGTRASVWQIGLIGGSAIALVWVGLGWWKKRKVHGKLL
- a CDS encoding Histone deacetylase 3, putative (Similar to TIGR gene model, INSD accession AAW45078.1), with amino-acid sequence MTLTDYPTFSSSPFFYDPRNPVLPEAEEGHIRAHSNPSVAYYHPKNVGNYHYGERHPMRPHRLELTNQLVLSYGLHEKMSYHAPRAATEEELLQFHEADYVDFLKRVTPKNAQALTKDWTKFNVGDDCPIFYDLFSFCKQYAGGSLAAARKLSSGSADIAINWSGGLHHAKKGEASGFCYVNDIVLGILELLRYHPRVLYIDIDIHHGDGVQEAFYLSNRVLTVSFHKYAADFFPNTGNLSEIGSDLGKYFCLNVPLQDGIDDESYISLFKAVMEPTITIFKPSAIVLQCGADSLGCDRLGTFNLSIAAHGECVRFIKSFGLPLLALGGGGYRQSSVSRCWTYETGVLAGVQLSNELPQNNYYEFFAPDYKLHPPLTGKIQNLNTAKSLERIRISIREKLRYLGGAPSVQMQEIPPDLQGLLEEDEKSAAEKMDERIEERREGKGKETDWLDREVGGSGDGVGSGRYFGGARRRF